In Macaca nemestrina isolate mMacNem1 chromosome 9, mMacNem.hap1, whole genome shotgun sequence, a single genomic region encodes these proteins:
- the LOC105466108 gene encoding uncharacterized protein isoform X1, with translation MELQEHQDEKAELQKICEEQEQPLQETGLHLSQSKLKMEDIKEVNQALKGHAWLKDDEAMHCRQCEKFSVSQRNVCGGSTHPPSALSHCPLRFPFLWFQKPASDQAHCPVTVLTGWQMGSPTSPACLCRWLSILATSFWEALASHRPLVSSTSFQ, from the exons ATG GAGTTGCAAGAGCATCAGGACGAGAAGGCAGAGCTGCAGAAGATCTGTGAGGAGCAGGAACAACCTCTTCAGGAAACAGGCCTGCACCTCAGCCA GTCCAAGCTGAAGATGGAAGATATAAAAGAAGTGAACCAGGCACTGAAG GGCCATGCCTGGCTGAAAGATGACGAAGCGATGCACTGTAGGCAGTGTGAAAAGTTCTCCGTTTCCCAGAGAAATGTATGTGGGGGCTCCACCCACCCTCCCAGTGCCCTGAGTCATTGCCCGCTGAGATTCCCCTTTCTCTGGTTCCAGAAGCCCGCATCAGACCAGGCTCACTGCCCTGTGACTGTGCTCACTGGTTGGCAGATGGGCAGCCCCACCTCTCCTGCTTGCCTGTGCAGATGGCTTTCCATCCTGGCAACCTCTTTCTGGGAGGCCTTGGCCAGTCATAGGCCCTTGGTCTCCAGCACATCCTTTCAGTGA
- the LOC105466108 gene encoding RUN and FYVE domain-containing protein 1-like isoform X2: protein MELQEHQDEKAELQKICEEQEQPLQETGLHLSQSKLKMEDIKEVNQALKGSASASVPVSLRFGPSPPPASSASHFGQCLRQV from the exons ATG GAGTTGCAAGAGCATCAGGACGAGAAGGCAGAGCTGCAGAAGATCTGTGAGGAGCAGGAACAACCTCTTCAGGAAACAGGCCTGCACCTCAGCCA GTCCAAGCTGAAGATGGAAGATATAAAAGAAGTGAACCAGGCACTGAAG GGATCAGCGTCAGCAAGTGTGCCAGTCTCACTCAGATTTGGCCCTTCTCCCCCACCTGCCAGTTCAGCTAGTCACTTTGGCCAGTGTCTCCGGCAGGTCTAG